One genomic region from Portunus trituberculatus isolate SZX2019 chromosome 5, ASM1759143v1, whole genome shotgun sequence encodes:
- the LOC123514095 gene encoding cytochrome P450 4C1-like, with the protein MGGKARAEDGRWLIPGGVTLSLLALLMLSWYWRRRRMVRLINKLPGPPGLPLLGNALDVNIDIVDLFPLGCLVTREFGPIFKVWLGTTPLVVISGARQAEIILSSQKHIQKSHQYEFFHPWLGNTGLFVANADTWPQRRKLLTPAFHLKILGEFLEVFHRQSLKMVDKLGEAAVGGKLVDVFPFITNCTLDAICETTMGCSINAQDNPESEYVEAVHRMQQLVQQRMLIVWLQLDVIFKALGYGKQQDSLLRTLHSFTRTIIKRRRKMFEERRKDGADNTTRKKPRLAFLDLLLEYSADGAVLSEESIREEVDLFVFAGHDTTAVAISWFLYLMGRHPEAQARVQEELDTIFQGSDRVATVEDLRNMRYTENCIKEALRLFPSVPYIGRVLKEDVTIDGYCIPKGTTIFIFNYALHRDASEFPDPEKFDPDRFLPENVAKRHPFSYIPFSAGPRNCIGQKFGMMEEKITVANLLRRYTVESKTPMDELKLRSEIVLRPDEGNLVYLHPRCDKGRKAREDKTGEACGDIVSRAKEEEEEEKGGVQEEEVNDGGVKEGVIKRGTEGEEVRCRGTCVSLYPEPKESPLVTPWRSWKERV; encoded by the exons atgGGCGGGAAGGCACGGGCGGAGGATGGGCGGTGGCTGATACCCGGGGGCgtgactctctccctccttgctcTCCTCATGCTGTCTTGGtactggagaagaagaagaatg gtaAGGCTAATTAACAAGTTACCTGGTCCACCTGGTCTCCCGCTGCTGGGCAATGCTCTCGACGTTAATATAGACATtgtt GATCTGTTTCCCCTTGGATGTCTCGTCACCAGAGAATTCGGCCCCATTTTCAAAGTGTGGCTGGGAACAACACCTCTCGTTGTCATCAGTGGGGCGAGGCAGgctgag atcattCTAAGCAGTCAAAAGCACATACAGAAAAGTCACCAGTATGAATTTTTTCACCCCTGGCTTGGTAACACTGGTTTATTCGTGGCCAACg CTGACACGTGGCCCCAGAGACGCAAGCTCCTCACCCCAGCCTTCCATTTAAAGATCCTGGGGGAATTTTTGGAAGTGTTTCATCGCCAGAGTCTCAAGATGGTGGACAAACTGGGCGAGGCTGCTGTGGGAGGAAAGCTGGTCGATGTGTTCCCTTTTATCACCAATTGCACTCTGGATGCGATCTGCG agACGACCATGGGCTGCTCAATCAATGCTCAAGACAACCCGGAGTCTGAGTATGTGGAGGCCGTGcatag gatgcAACAGCTGGTCCAACAAAGGATGCTTATAGTGTGGCTGCAGCTGGACGTGATATTCAAGGCCCTAGGGTACGGCAAACAGCAAGACTCCCTCTTAAGGAccctccactccttcactcGGACCATCATCAAGAGGCGGCGCAAGATGTTTGAAGAGCGGCGGAAAGATGGCGCTGATAACACTA CCCGTAAGAAGCCCCGCCTCGCCTTCCTGGACCTGCTACTGGAGTACTCAGCAGACGGGGCGGTGTTGTCAGAGGAGAGCATTCGAGAGGAGGTGGATCTGTTTGTGTTCGCCGGCCACGACACCACTGCGGTCGCCATCAGCTGGTTCCTCTACCTGATGGGACGACACCCCGAGGCCCAG GCCAGGGTGCAGGAGGAGCTGGACACAATCTTCCAAGGGTCAGACCGCGTGGCCACAGTGGAGGACCTGAGGAACATGAGGTACACGGAGAACTGTATCAAGGAGGCGTTGCGGCTGTTCCCCTCAGTGCCTTACATCGGCAGAGTGCTCAAGGAAGACGTCACTATAG aCGGCTACTGCATTCCGAAGGGCACCACAATCTTCATCTTCAACTACGCACTGCACAGGGACGCCTCGGAGTTCCCTGACCCTGAAAAGTTTGACCCAGACCGCTTCCTGCCTGAGAATGTGGCCAAGAGACACCCCTTCTCGTACATACCGTTCAGTGCTGGCCCCAGGAACTGTATTG GTCAAAAATTCggaatgatggaggaaaagatcacAGTAGCCAACCTGCTCCGTAGATACACTGTAGAGAGCAAGACACCGATGGACGAGTTGAAGTTACGCAGCGAGATTGTCTTACGCCCCGATGAAGGAAACTTAGTGTACTTGCACCCGAGATGtgacaagggaaggaaagcaagagaagacaagacaggGGAAGCTTGTGGTGATATCGTCTCAAGGgccaaagaagaagaggaggaggagaagggtggtgtacaagaggaagaggtgaatgacgggggggtgaaggaaggggtaATAAAGAGGGgaacagaaggagaggaagtgaggtgtag AGGCACATGTGTTTCCCTGTATCCCGAGCCCAAGGAGTCCCCGCTGGTCACTCCCTGGCGGTCGTGGAAGGAGAGGGTCTGA